One segment of Panicum virgatum strain AP13 chromosome 1K, P.virgatum_v5, whole genome shotgun sequence DNA contains the following:
- the LOC120639337 gene encoding probable 4-coumarate--CoA ligase 2, with translation MITVAAPEAQPQASAAAVTEMVALEETVFRSKLPDIEIPSHLPLHEYCFARAAELPDAPCLIAAATGTTYTYAETRLLCRKAAASLHGLGVGQGDRVMILLQNSVEFVLTFFGASFLGAVTTAANPFCTPQEIHKQFKTSGARLVVTQSAYVDKLRHEAFPRIDGAARSGDEGSVLTVVTVDDATSTPDGCLAFWELVASADEAALPAVSISPDDPVALPFSSGTTGLPKGVVLTHGGQVAGVAQQVDGANPNLYMREGDVALCVLPLFHIFSLNSVLLCALRAGAAVMLMPRFEMGAMLEGIQRWRVTVAAVVPPLVLALAKNPALEKYDLSSIRIVLSGAAPLGKELVDALRARVPQAIFGQGYGMTEAGPVLSMCPAFAKEPSPAKPGSCGTVVRNAELKVVDPDTGLLLGRNLPGEICIRGPQIMKGYLNDPEATARTIDVDGWLHTGDIGYVDDDEEVFIVDRVKELIKFKGFQVPPAELEALLLAHPSIADAAVVPQKDDAAGEVPVAFVVRAADSDIAEDAIKEYISKQVVFYKRLHRVYFTHSIPKSASGKILRRELRAKLAAAATA, from the exons ATGATCACGGTGGCAGCACCGGAGGCGCAGCCGCaagcatcggcggcggcggtgacggagATGGTGGCGCTGGAGGAGACCGTGTTCCGGTCGAAGCTACCGGACATCGAGATCCCCAGCCACCTGCCCCTGCACGAGTACTGCTtcgcgcgggcggcggagctcccggACGCGCCGTGCCTCATCGCGGCGGCCACGGGAACGACCTACACCTACGCCGAGACGCGCCTCCTGTGCCGCAAGGCCGCCGCGTCGCTGCACGGGCTCGGCGTCGGCCAGGGCGACCGCGTCATGATCCTGCTCCAGAACTCCGTCGAGTTCGTGCTCACCTTCTTCGGCGCGTCGTTCCTGGGCGCGgtcaccaccgccgccaaccCGTTCTGCACGCCGCAGGAGATCCACAAGCAGTTCAAGACCTCCGGCGCGAGGCTCGTCGTCACCCAGTCCGCCTACGTCGACAAGCTCCGCCACGAGGCCTTCCCGAGGATCGAcggcgcggcgaggagcggcgacGAGGGCAGCGTTCTCACCGTCGTCACCGTCGACGACGCGACCAGCACCCCGGACGGCTGCCTGGCGTTCTGGGAGCTGGTGGCGTCCGCCGACGAGGCCGCCCTCCCGGCGGTGTCCATATCCCCCGACGACCCCGTGGCGCTGCCCTTCTCGTCGGGCACGACGGGGCTGCCCAAGGGCGTGGTGCTGACGCACGGCGGGCAGGTGGccggcgtggcgcagcaggtGGACGGCGCGAACCCGAACCTGTACATGCGGGAGGGCGACGTCGCGCTCTGCGTGCTGCCGCTGTTCCACATCTTCTCGCTCAACTCGGTGCTGCTGTGCGCGCtgcgggcgggcgcggcggtgATGCTGATGCCCAGGTTCGAGATGGGCGCGATGCTGGAGGGCATCCAGCGGTGGCGCGTGACGGTGGCCGCCGTCGTGCCGCCGCTGGTGCTCGCGCTGGCCAAGAACCCCGCGCTGGAGAAGTACGACCTGAGCTCCATCCGGATCGTGCtctccggcgccgcgccgctcgggAAGGAGCTCGTCGACGcgctccgcgcgcgcgtgcCGCAGGCCATCTTCGGGCAG GGGTACGGGATGACGGAGGCCGGGCCGGTGCTGTCCATGTGCCCGGCGTTCGCCAAGGAGCCGTCGCCCGCCAAGCCGGGGTCGTGCGGCACGGTGGTGCGCAACGCGGAGCTCAAGGTCGTGGACCCGGACACGGGCCTCTTGCTGGGCCGCAACCTCCCCGGCGAGATCTGCATCCGGGGCCCCCAGATCATGAAAG GGTACCTGAACGACCCGGAGGCCACCGCGAGGACGATCGACGTCGACGGCTGGCTCCACACCGGCGACATCGGCTacgtcgacgacgacgaggaggtctTCATCGTCGACCGCGTCAAGGAGCTCATCAAGTTCAAGGGCTTCCAG GTgccgccggccgagctcgaggccctGCTGCTCGCTCACCCTTCCATCGCCGACGCAGCCGTCGTCCC GCAAAAGGatgacgccgccggcgaggtccccGTCGCCTTCGTGGTCCGCGCCGCCGACTCCGACATCGCAGAGGATGCCATCAAGGAGTACATATCCAAGCAG GTGGTGTTCTACAAGAGGCTGCACAGGGTGTACTTCACCCACTCCATCCCCAAGTCAGCGTCGGGGAAGATACTGAGGAGAGAGCTGCGGGCCAAGCTCGCCGCAGCGGCGACCGC